In the Streptomyces sp. NBC_00525 genome, one interval contains:
- a CDS encoding inositol-3-phosphate synthase has product MGSVRVAIVGVGNCAASLVQGVEYYKDADPAGKVPGLMHVQFGDYHVRDVEFVAAFDVDAKKVGLDLSDAIGASENNTIKLCDVPNAGVTVQRGHTHDGLGKYYRQTIEESAEAPVDIVQILKDRKVDVLVCYLPVGSEVAAKFYAQCAIDAKVAFVNALPVFIAGTKEWADKFTEAGVPIVGDDIKSQVGATITHRVMAKLFEDRGVVLDRTMQLNVGGNMDFKNMLERERLESKKISKTQAVTSQIRDRELGEDNVHIGPSDYVAWLDDRKWAYVRLEGRAFGDVPLNLEYKLEVWDSPNSAGVIIDALRAAKIAKDRGIGGPILSASSYFMKSPPVQYFDDEARENVEKFIRGEVSH; this is encoded by the coding sequence ATGGGTTCGGTTCGCGTAGCCATCGTCGGCGTGGGCAACTGCGCCGCCTCGCTGGTCCAGGGCGTCGAGTACTACAAGGACGCCGATCCGGCCGGCAAGGTGCCCGGTCTGATGCACGTCCAGTTCGGCGACTACCACGTGCGGGACGTCGAGTTCGTCGCCGCCTTCGACGTCGACGCGAAGAAGGTCGGCCTGGACCTCTCGGACGCCATCGGCGCGAGCGAGAACAACACCATCAAGCTCTGCGACGTGCCGAACGCCGGTGTCACCGTCCAGCGCGGCCACACCCACGACGGCCTGGGCAAGTACTACCGCCAGACCATCGAGGAGTCGGCCGAGGCCCCGGTCGACATCGTCCAGATCCTCAAGGACCGCAAGGTCGACGTCCTCGTCTGCTACCTCCCGGTGGGCTCCGAGGTCGCCGCGAAGTTCTACGCCCAGTGCGCCATCGACGCCAAGGTCGCGTTCGTCAACGCCCTCCCGGTCTTCATCGCCGGCACCAAGGAGTGGGCGGACAAGTTCACCGAGGCCGGTGTCCCGATCGTCGGCGACGACATCAAGTCGCAGGTCGGCGCCACCATCACGCACCGCGTGATGGCGAAGCTCTTCGAGGACCGGGGCGTCGTCCTGGACCGCACGATGCAGCTGAACGTCGGCGGCAACATGGACTTCAAGAACATGCTCGAGCGCGAGCGCCTGGAGTCCAAGAAGATCTCCAAGACGCAGGCCGTCACCTCGCAGATCCGTGACCGCGAGCTCGGTGAGGACAACGTCCACATCGGCCCGTCGGACTACGTGGCCTGGCTGGACGACCGCAAGTGGGCGTACGTGCGCCTCGAGGGCCGCGCCTTCGGTGACGTCCCGCTGAACCTGGAGTACAAGCTCGAGGTGTGGGACTCCCCGAACTCGGCCGGTGTCATCATCGACGCCCTCCGCGCTGCGAAGATCGCCAAGGACCGCGGCATCGGCGGCCCCATCCTCTCCGCATCGTCGTACTTCATGAAGTCGCCGCCCGTGCAGTACTTCGACGACGAGGCCCGCGAGAACGTCGAGAAGTTCATCCGCGGTGAGGTCTCCCACTGA
- a CDS encoding MFS transporter, translated as MPVVHDLRILLRLRDFRRLLAVRVLSQSADGVYQVALAAHVVFAPEKQTSAAAIASAMAVLLLPYSLIGPFAGVLLDRWPRRKVFVYGNLLRSALACCTALLLTAAAPLWLFYASALCVTAVNRFVLAGLSAVLPRVVPREQLVLANSLSPTAGTLAATAGGGLAFVVRVVLADSDTAVVLLGAVLYLASALAALSLAARLLGPDRAATPVPLRAALATAAGGLLDGLRHVMQHRSASRVLAAMTVIRFCYGALTVMVLMLCRYAWTDSDDDGLALLGAAVVVSGAGFFAAAVLTPWAAARFGRLRWMVVCAATAAVLVPTLGLWFAPVPMLVAAFVLGLVTQGAKIATDTVVQTAVDDAYRGRAFSFYDVLFNVAFVAAAAATALVLPPDGRSAALLGGVAVLYAGSALYLAHWSRGRAVL; from the coding sequence ATGCCCGTCGTGCATGACCTGCGCATACTCCTGCGCCTACGCGACTTCCGCCGCCTTCTGGCCGTGCGGGTCCTGTCCCAGTCGGCCGACGGCGTCTACCAGGTGGCCCTCGCCGCCCATGTGGTCTTCGCGCCGGAGAAACAGACCTCCGCAGCGGCCATCGCCTCCGCGATGGCCGTGCTCCTGCTGCCCTACTCGCTCATCGGCCCGTTCGCGGGCGTCCTGCTGGACCGCTGGCCGCGGCGCAAGGTCTTCGTGTACGGCAACCTGCTGCGCTCCGCCCTCGCCTGCTGCACCGCGCTCCTGCTCACCGCAGCGGCCCCTCTCTGGCTCTTCTACGCCTCGGCGCTGTGTGTCACCGCGGTCAACCGCTTCGTCCTCGCCGGGCTTTCGGCCGTACTGCCGCGCGTGGTCCCCCGGGAGCAGCTGGTGCTGGCCAACTCGCTGTCGCCGACCGCGGGGACTCTCGCCGCCACGGCCGGCGGCGGGCTCGCCTTTGTCGTCCGGGTGGTCCTCGCGGACTCCGACACCGCCGTGGTGCTGCTGGGGGCGGTGCTCTACCTCGCCTCGGCGCTGGCTGCCCTGAGCCTGGCGGCAAGACTGCTCGGACCGGACCGTGCCGCGACCCCGGTGCCGCTGCGCGCAGCGCTCGCCACCGCGGCCGGTGGACTCCTGGACGGGCTGCGACATGTGATGCAGCACCGCAGCGCCTCGCGGGTGCTGGCCGCGATGACGGTGATCCGCTTCTGCTACGGAGCGCTGACCGTCATGGTGCTGATGCTCTGCCGGTACGCCTGGACGGACAGCGATGACGACGGGCTCGCCCTGCTCGGTGCGGCGGTGGTGGTCTCCGGTGCCGGGTTCTTCGCCGCGGCCGTGCTGACCCCCTGGGCCGCGGCGCGGTTCGGGCGGCTCCGCTGGATGGTGGTGTGCGCGGCGACGGCCGCGGTTCTCGTACCGACCCTGGGGCTGTGGTTCGCGCCGGTGCCGATGCTGGTGGCCGCGTTCGTGCTCGGTCTGGTCACCCAGGGAGCGAAGATCGCCACGGACACGGTGGTGCAGACGGCCGTGGACGACGCCTACCGGGGCAGGGCCTTCTCGTTCTACGACGTGCTGTTCAACGTGGCTTTCGTCGCCGCTGCCGCAGCGACCGCGCTGGTGCTGCCTCCTGACGGGCGGTCGGCGGCTCTGCTGGGCGGTGTGGCGGTACTGTACGCAGGCTCTGCCCTGTACCTCGCGCATTGGAGTCGGGGCCGTGCTGTCCTATAG
- a CDS encoding LppU/SCO3897 family protein has protein sequence MTYPPQQGNGPYGQQPAQPYPPQQGGYGFPPQQPQQGWGAPQQPYPPHQGQPQPQGWGGPQGPSQPSGGKKAFLATRNIIIIVVGIVVLIGLKFGWSEIFESDAKAAAVGDCLENKGTNFNPDMKSADCGSSAAEYRVEEVHDNTTDTDLCDAEKYVAYTESSGRRKSRSSVVLCLTPLKTAD, from the coding sequence ATGACTTACCCGCCGCAGCAGGGCAACGGCCCATACGGCCAGCAGCCCGCTCAGCCCTACCCGCCTCAGCAGGGCGGCTACGGCTTCCCGCCCCAACAGCCGCAGCAGGGCTGGGGCGCTCCCCAGCAGCCGTATCCCCCGCACCAGGGCCAGCCGCAGCCGCAGGGCTGGGGCGGCCCCCAGGGGCCTTCGCAGCCGTCCGGCGGTAAGAAGGCGTTCCTCGCCACGCGGAACATCATCATCATCGTCGTGGGCATCGTCGTACTCATCGGCCTGAAGTTCGGCTGGTCCGAGATATTCGAGTCCGACGCCAAGGCCGCTGCGGTGGGCGACTGCCTGGAGAACAAGGGGACCAACTTCAACCCGGACATGAAGTCCGCCGACTGCGGCTCGTCCGCTGCGGAGTACCGGGTCGAGGAGGTTCACGACAACACGACGGACACGGACCTGTGCGACGCGGAGAAGTACGTTGCCTACACCGAGAGTTCGGGCCGCCGTAAGAGCCGGAGCAGCGTGGTGCTCTGCCTGACGCCACTCAAGACGGCCGACTGA